CCATCCCCTCCACCCCTTCTCCCCTCCATCCCCTCCACCCCCTTCGTCTTCTCCACCCGAGCAACCCGTTCTCCCATCCCCTAGCACCCACATCTTGCCCACCCGAGCCACCCCTTCTCTCATCCCCCATTTCCAACCTCACTGCCGCCAAGTCCGTCATCGTCATCTTTCTCCAAAGCGTACACAGTCTTTGAGGCTGAGGCGGCTCTGCTCTTCCGCTTGCAGCTGCTTGATTCTCATATCCTCTTCTTGTTGCCTCGCCGATGAAGCTTGACCGATCGCCAACTTTGGTGTGCTGCTGCTTGATTCTTAGATTCTCAGATCCTCTTTCTGTTCGATGTGCAACCGAATCTCTGGAATCTTCTTCTCTAGCATCCGTCTGGTGCTCGGGTGGATAAGACGAAGGGGGTGGAGGGGATGGAGGGTGGAGGGTAGGGAATAAGAAGTGGGttctggttttttgtttttttactttttttttaattaattgttttaatatttaaatttttttaataacatgTGCTGCCCAGTCATTGTCTACATGAGCGCCACGTCATCAGTAACGGGAAACTTTACGGCCAGACTAAGTAAATTCTCGATTTTGTGTGTTTTAGTCTGCTATGCGATGGAGGTTTATCTAGTTCTGATTAATTTTTATGTATACTCTCTTTCCAGTGTCTGTTTTCCTTGTCCTCTAATTTTATAAGATAATGGTATGTACGATGCTAGAAGATCGTTGATGAAGTATTTATACTGACACATCAAACACAAGAACTAATTGAGACTGTCCGCAAGAAAGGATATAACATCAAACACAAGAACTAATTGAGACTGTCCGCAAGAAAGGATATACTTTCACCTTCTTGCTCTTCCTTACAGAGTTTATTTTTGTCATCCATGCCGAGGTAGCAGTGTACCCTAGATCTTCCGAAAATTCCAGATATCCAAAATACAGGAAAAGAACCCTTCTTCTCCACCTAGAGTGGCAGATTCTGTATCGTGGCGATCTGGCAACTTGATATGTAGAGTGGATGCAAACATACTAACCTTTTTTAAGATTGTTCTGTTTTGGACTTGTTCAGGGAAGTAGAAAGTTAATCTTGAAAGCAACAGAGTTTAGTTTTTGAACTTATTCGCGGCGACAGCCTACAAGCACTCCACTCGTAGGCTAATACCCGTTTTTTCTTGATTATAGCTATTGTTTTAGCAGCATAAGGCATCAAAACAGAgctaaagaaaatatttttcgaCTAATATTTCAATGAAGGtactcatttattttaaagtagtAGTGATACCAAGCCCCAACATCTAGAAAGAGATAATCTCAATCTAAACAGATGATTAGTTTAATACAAATTGGGATTTCTAGCGGACAAACGTTTGCTGCTTCTTTTTGTGGCGATTCTTCTGTTATTCCTCACAGATTTCTTCTGTTGGTTCCCAGTTTTCTGCCTTTTTGCTGCAGTCTTCTTCTCAGCCTCCGCCTCACATTCATCGCCTTCCAATTTCTTCCTCTTTAAAAGCTTAACAAGCCCTTCGAGTGCAGTATCAACATCTTCACTCTTCATCAGCTCTTCCGCAACGTGCGCTGGAGTCACCTCCGTTTCCTTGAGTAAGTCTTGGATTTCTCCGTAGAGGTGATGGTGGTTATGGATGTCCAAGTAGTTCGAGGCCAAGAGTTTGAATCCGTGGTATGTGCAGTAGGACATGTGAATGTGCATGTCCATGCGCCCCGGCCGCAGAAGGGCGGGGTCTAGCCTGTCCTTGTGGTTAGTGGTAAAGATTATGATCCTCTCATCCCCACAGCTAGACCATAAGCCATCTATGAAGTTTAGTAGTCCAGAGAGTGTCAACTGCAGGAAGCCAAAGACGATAGAGTTAAAATTCTTTTGTACTGAGAGTGCATTTTCCGGGGTTAAAGCTGGAGAAAAAAGGGGCCTTtttatagtttttattttttattttttatttatatttatttttaatgggACAACCAATAGTTTAAGTGGGTAAAATTGTTAGTTGCTAGGAGAAGGGGgattggtgagaatcgaacccgCACTAGAATGCGTAGACATGATTGCTTTCCACCATTTCGGTACAGCCCGTACTAGAATCTAACCATCTGATGCCCTAATACATCCACTGGTGCAGTGTAAAATTTTCGGAGTAAAAACAAGCGATTTTCTTTCTAATCCAATTTGAAAACAACAATCTTGAAGGGAAATAGAAAGAAAGCAACTTCCTACCAAACTCTTGAGGGTGCTAGTGCTTCCCCCTTCGAATAAAAAACGAAACAGCAGTGAAGAAAGACAGTGAGGTGGGGTTGGTTGATTGTGAAAGTATCTATCTTTTAGGTTTTGTGAAATGCTTAGTGCTGAGCTAGTTGTAAGATGCTAATACAACCAATCGGATGCTAATATAACCAAGATTCACCAAATCACAAAGATCAGTTCAAAGCattaaactcaacaaatttataTAAGGAAAAGATGACACACCTGTACATCGTGTTGCTTTTTTCCATCTGTATGTCGACGATCAGGCAGATCAACGGTACAATCAATGTCCTCGATCACAAGAATCGACCTGTTCGCGGTGCCCAGCAGCAGTTTTCTCAGGTCCGAGTCACGAAGAACGTTAGCCAGCTGCAGGTCATAGACATCAAACTTGAGATAATTAGCCATTGCTGCTACCAAGCTCGATTTTCCAGTGCCCGGAGGACCATACAACAAATACCCTCGTTTCCACGCCCTTCCTACTTTCTTGTAGAACTCCTTCCTCTTCACAAACCTGTTAAGATCATCGATAACCGCATTTTTGAGCTCTTGGTCCATGGCCAGAGTCTCGAACGTTGCAGGGTGTTCGAGATTGATGGACTCCCATTTGATGCCATTGTAAGGATAGTTGGCATTCAATGTATACATCTTCAATACCCTTTCTTCATCTTTCATTGCGTCGGCCCTTTCAAGAACATAAGGCAAATAACATCCCAATACTTTTTCTTTGTGCATCATGTGGAATGTTAGCTCAAAGTAGCGCTTTTCGGACCTCGGAGATGGATCATTAGGGTTGTTCTGTTTGGAATCCGTACAAAGAAACTTCCATTTGAGCTCAATCCCTTCATAGAAATCGACCAACTTCTCGCCTTTCTCGAGTCTGATTGTCAAGTTCTTCCCCTTGGGGCTCTTGCTAACTCTGATCCTCTCAGTGTTGGAGCTGATTTTCGTGCACAAATAAACCTCCGCAGCTTCGTAGACTTGATTGCGCGACATTCCGCTCGATTCCTCTATGACTAGGGTGAGTTTAGGAGAATGAGTCTTGAAGACGTATTTGATGGCAGATAAAACGTAGCCCCTAACTGGTTGAGGAATGAGCTCGTTCGCCATGGACCGGAAGAGCATGATTGACGCTGCCATGGAGGCGTAGGCAGAGAACAACGACGACGGAGAAGGCATTTCTCTGGTGGAGAACAAGTTCATGGTTACAAGCTTGTGTTTTCTCTCAAGTTTTTGTGAAGTGTAGAGGAGAGGTGTGTGAATAATGATTATATAATATAACAAAGGTTTCTTCTTTGTTTGGAATTTTAGGTAGTCAATAAAAATGTACGTTTGTGGAATTGTGCGTGTGCGTGAGTGGATTCCAAAACAGAGATAGACCCCAACATCCCATCATCCcatgtttcttctttctttctttctttctttccttccttctttccatCCCATTCCACTTTAATATCTTCCTTTTTCTGTCTTGTTTCGGTTTCTTCTCTAGTTCAATTATTGCATTCAAACACTAGAAAAGGTAAAGCAAAGGTGAGTTTCCGAAAAGCTTCGAGCGCAAGTAATTGATGTAAAGTTCTTCCATACAACGAGCGTATATACACAAAGTTCCTCTCATCAAAATTAATTGTACTATAGGTACGTCAAAAAACCATTTCACTACACTCTTTTCACAAGAAAAGTAAGTAAGAATGAAAGAAATTGGCGTGCCAAAGATTTGCTTCTACTTTTATCTTTTGGGTGTTATGAATTATTACGgcaaaagttttttttatgcTCCTGAGTATCTTATGTTAAACAAATTAAGGGTTGTGATATTCACACCCTTAACTACTTTTTCccatatttcttttatttttttagtacttAATTGGTATCATACTATTTAATCTTCCATATATACCCTTCCTACTTTttgacttttgaatttttatttttttatgttttttatttttacacttACAACAAATCAACACTCAAGATAAACTCCCAGACTTCTCCCCTTCCTCTGTGCCTCTGTTCCCCTGTCCTCTTTGCTTCCATTCATACCTTCCATGAAAAGCCAATCCATTAACCTTCTTTATTACTTGTGAAAACCACAATGGATGACCTAATAATAACAGATGAAGAGCTCCAGATGGACATTGAGTTGTAGAACATATTGGATATGGCATGCAAGGAGGATGGCATGGATGAAATTTCAGAATGCATTCCTCTTCTTAACACTTTTGATGGTAAGTTTCTAAAGTATTTTCTCAAATTGTTAAGATTGATTttggaatttagggtttttgttctCTTCTTGCGTTAGGTTTTGATTTCAAGATGACAAGAATGATGTCCACACATGTCATTCGAAAGTTCATGGTTATGCAATAAACTTTTTATCTCTAGCTTCCAAAATTCTTCATGTTTCTTTTTACGCCCCCTGGCTTCAAATGGACATTTTATCGACCCTCTAAAACTTCACTAGATGAAGGAAAACGAAACTCAGGATATTGACTCATAAATTGTCCATTTGAAGTCAAGGGGCGTAAAAAGAAACGTGAAGAATTTTGGAAGCCAGAGATAAAAAGTCTATTGCATAACCATGAACTTTTGAATGACCATGAACTTTAGAAACTAACGCAAGAAGTTTTAGAATGCAAGAAGAGAACAAAAACCCTAACGCAATTAGGTTTTTGTTCTCTTCTTGTCGTCTTGAGATAAAAACCTAACGCAAGAAGagaacaaaaaccctaaattccaaAATCAATCTTAATAATTTGAGAAAATACTTTAGAAACTTACCATCAAAAGTGTTAAGAGGA
This is a stretch of genomic DNA from Malus domestica chromosome 02, GDT2T_hap1. It encodes these proteins:
- the LOC114820349 gene encoding AAA-ATPase At5g17760-like, coding for MNLFSTREMPSPSSLFSAYASMAASIMLFRSMANELIPQPVRGYVLSAIKYVFKTHSPKLTLVIEESSGMSRNQVYEAAEVYLCTKISSNTERIRVSKSPKGKNLTIRLEKGEKLVDFYEGIELKWKFLCTDSKQNNPNDPSPRSEKRYFELTFHMMHKEKVLGCYLPYVLERADAMKDEERVLKMYTLNANYPYNGIKWESINLEHPATFETLAMDQELKNAVIDDLNRFVKRKEFYKKVGRAWKRGYLLYGPPGTGKSSLVAAMANYLKFDVYDLQLANVLRDSDLRKLLLGTANRSILVIEDIDCTVDLPDRRHTDGKKQHDVQLTLSGLLNFIDGLWSSCGDERIIIFTTNHKDRLDPALLRPGRMDMHIHMSYCTYHGFKLLASNYLDIHNHHHLYGEIQDLLKETEVTPAHVAEELMKSEDVDTALEGLVKLLKRKKLEGDECEAEAEKKTAAKRQKTGNQQKKSVRNNRRIATKRSSKRLSARNPNLY